One window of Anaerolineae bacterium genomic DNA carries:
- a CDS encoding Transcriptional regulator, GntR family domain / Aspartate aminotransferase, with amino-acid sequence MVKPAVKVTGTVRDERGLQTPWDHRYAHRTKRMGSSAVRELLKLTEQPDIISFAGGLPAPDVFPIERFAEACQKVLRDHGAQALQYSTTEGFLPLREQIARHTARYGITINPENILITSGSQQALDLIGKVFINRGDRILVESPTYLGALQAWNAYGAEYVAVPSDKHGMITDALEEALRYGPKFIYVLPNFQNPTGVTLSLERRYQLVELANRFGVPIVEDDPYGQLRFEGEHLPSIVVVDSQYRGNHDRCYRGNVIYLSTFSKILAPGLRLAWVVAPPEVIRKMVEAKQGEDLHTATFNQMVAHEVSKGGFLDEHVKLIRQVYRERRDVMLSAMDRYFPPEVDWTQPEGGLFLWGTMPEYLNSKEVLKEAIEQKVAFVPGESFYPGGGGHNTMRLNFSNATPEKIEEGIYRLGNVIRAKMKELAPA; translated from the coding sequence ATGGTAAAACCCGCGGTAAAGGTAACGGGTACAGTTCGAGACGAAAGAGGCTTACAAACCCCATGGGATCATCGTTATGCGCATCGTACCAAACGCATGGGAAGCTCTGCGGTGAGAGAGTTGTTAAAACTCACCGAACAGCCAGACATCATCTCGTTTGCTGGAGGCTTACCGGCGCCAGATGTTTTCCCAATTGAGCGCTTTGCAGAAGCCTGTCAGAAGGTGCTTCGCGATCATGGCGCTCAAGCCTTACAATACAGTACCACGGAAGGTTTTTTACCTCTGCGGGAACAAATCGCTCGCCATACAGCTCGCTATGGGATCACAATCAACCCGGAGAATATTTTGATTACATCGGGTTCACAGCAGGCGCTCGATCTAATCGGGAAGGTGTTTATCAATCGCGGCGATCGCATACTGGTTGAATCGCCCACTTATCTGGGCGCCTTGCAGGCCTGGAATGCTTATGGTGCGGAATATGTGGCCGTTCCTTCGGACAAGCATGGCATGATCACGGATGCTCTGGAAGAAGCACTGCGGTATGGGCCGAAGTTTATCTACGTGTTGCCGAATTTCCAAAATCCCACCGGGGTAACACTTTCTCTAGAGCGCCGTTATCAATTGGTTGAGTTGGCAAACCGCTTTGGAGTGCCGATAGTTGAGGATGATCCTTATGGGCAGTTGCGCTTTGAGGGTGAACATCTACCTTCAATTGTTGTGGTTGATAGCCAGTATCGCGGCAATCACGACCGATGCTATCGGGGCAATGTGATTTACCTCAGCACCTTCTCGAAAATTCTGGCGCCCGGTTTGCGATTGGCATGGGTTGTTGCTCCTCCAGAAGTCATCCGGAAAATGGTGGAAGCGAAACAAGGGGAGGATTTACACACCGCGACTTTCAACCAGATGGTCGCCCATGAGGTTTCCAAAGGGGGCTTTCTGGATGAGCATGTGAAGTTGATCCGCCAGGTCTACCGGGAGCGACGGGATGTCATGCTCTCAGCGATGGATCGCTACTTCCCACCTGAAGTGGATTGGACGCAACCCGAAGGCGGTTTGTTCCTGTGGGGTACCATGCCGGAATATCTCAACTCAAAAGAGGTACTTAAAGAGGCAATTGAACAAAAGGTGGCTTTTGTCCCTGGGGAAAGTTTCTATCCGGGCGGTGGCGGACACAATACCATGCGTTTGAATTTCTCCAATGCTACACCAGAAAAAATTGAAGAGGGCATCTATCGTTTGGGGAATGTGATTCGGGCAAAAATGAAAGAATTAGCCCCCGCTTAA